The Brachionichthys hirsutus isolate HB-005 chromosome 1, CSIRO-AGI_Bhir_v1, whole genome shotgun sequence genome has a window encoding:
- the tradd gene encoding tumor necrosis factor receptor type 1-associated DEATH domain protein, whose translation MADKAVDCGPWTGCAVMFLQSLSPAVNLLSLYKDQEEGKFIIFKVIKLTLIDSAGRLDGYEILKVHDADPFLGVEVKFVDVAACQQFLQSYSSGAVHQSLSQHSGRLLALPQELRVETQLKASTHILDLCLDKPELCLQHIHLSQPERLCDEEIDRLEQLLENQALRPAVRSTTVAQEESQVPGNCFKFQSRVFEDRMLTPADVQSFSNGVGRQWKNVGRALGKSCRALKGPAVDNLAYEYEREGLYEQAYQLLSRFIQAEGRQAKLGRLVKALEDCKLTGLAENIVEAQQRE comes from the exons aTGGCAGATAAGGCTGTGGATTGTGGGCCGTGGACAGGATGTGCCGTCATGTTTCTGCAGTCTCTCTCCCCTGCTGTGAATCTTCTCTCGCTCTACAAAGACCAGGAGGAGGGAAAGTTCATCATCTTCAAAGTCATAAAGCTAACACTGATAG atTCTGCAGGCCGTCTGGATGGTTATGAGATACTCAAGGTCCACGACGCCGATCCCTTCCTGGGGGTGGAGGTGAAGTTTGTGGACGTGGCGGCGTGCCAGCAGTTCCTCCAAAGCTACAGCTCCGGCGCCGTGCATCAGTCGCTCTCTCAGCACTCCGGCCGACTGCTTGCTCTCCCCCAAGAGCTCAGAGTGGAAACCCAGCTCAAGGCCAGCACGCACATCCTGGATCTCTGTCTGGACAAGCCGGAGCTCTGCCTACAACACATTCACCTGTCGCAG CCGGAACGCCTCTGCGATGAGGAGATCGATCgcctggagcagctgctggagaaccAGGCCCTCCGTCCTGCTGTGCGCTCGACGACCGTCGCTCAGGAAGAGTCGCAAGTCCCCGGCAACTGCTTCAAGTTTCAGAGCAGAGTATTTG AGGACCGAATGCTGACGCCGGCAGATGTTCAGAGCTTTTCTAACGGAGTGGGTCGTCAGTGGAAGAATGTCGGGAGGGCCCTGGGGAAGAGCTGCCGGGCTCTGAAGGGCCCGGCCGTAGACAACCTGGCCTACGAGTACGAGAGAGAAGGGCTGTACGAGCAAGCCTATCAGCTGCTCAGCCGCTTCATCCAGGCGGAGGGGAGACAGGCCAAACTGGGCCGACTGGTCAAAGCACTGGAAGACTGCAAACTCACCGGCCTGGCTGAGAATATTGTGGAGGCGCAGCAACGAGAGTAA